The DNA sequence GCTCGACCACCGCCAGCCGGGTCCCGATGGAGATCACTCCCCCCGAGTAGCCGACAGGGCCGCTGACTTCGGGCAGTGACAAGAGGGCGTCCAGGGTGGTTCGCCATTCCGGGACCGCCCGGTCGACCAGGGGGAGGATGACGGCGTCGATGACGTCGTCACCGACCGGCTCGCCGGCCTCCACGGCCCGGCGCATGGCGGCGCGGGCCTGTTCGGCGGCGGGCCAACGGGGCCGGTCGCCGCTTCCGGGCAGTTCGATGGTGGCCGTGGCGAAGCCGTCCACCGCGGAGTGCCTGGCCCGGGCCACCAGCCGGGGGTACGCCTTGCGCAGTCCGAGGGGAGGGGGGCCGAGCAGGATCAGCGGCACCGGTGCGGATGCCGATGCGGATGCGGGCGTCCACAGGATGCCGGGGATCTCGCCGAGGGTGAACTCGCGCTCAAGGAGGCCGTCGTCGAGGCGTCGTTCAGAAGTGAAATGCACGGTCGTGCCTTTCGGGAGTGCACGGAACGGCGCTCCCGGGCGACGACCTATCGCCCGACCGTGACTCCGGAGGAGAGCACCCACGTCGATACGTTCACGGGTACCACCTCCTTGATGTCCAGCACGGCTTCCGGAAGGTTAGCAGAGCCAGCGTGATGATCAGTCTTTGATGAGACGAACGGGCATCGCACCCCTTCCTCCAACAGGAGCCCCTGCCGCGTTCGCCCGCCCGGATGGCACGGCCGGGCGCCCGTTTCGTCCTGTACGCCCCGTGGTACCCCTGCCGCAAACATGCGGAGGTGCGGGGATGACCGAGAGCGTGGACGTGGCCGAGAACCTGGGCGCGAACGAGAACCTGGGCGCGGCCGAGAGCGTGACCGAGGCGGAGCCCGGGAGCACGCCGCGACGGACCGCCTCGACGGCGGTGACGCTGGCGACGCAGATCTGCCGGTTCGACGACGTCCTGGGCGCGGCGGCGGCCGACCGGCTGCTGGAGGAGGGGTGCCACGCGCTGATGGACGAGGTGAGGGGGCGGGGCGCGGGGGCGGACGTGATGGTTCCGCCGACGTGGCGGTGCGCGGACCAGGCCGCCCGGTTCCCGTCGCTCACCGCCGTGGTGACGCGGCTGGCGCCGATGGTGATGACGATGCTGGGGGTGCCGGTGGTGGATCCCCGGGTGTCGTTCGGGTTCACGATGCACAACGAACTGCCGCCCGACGCACGGCGGCAGGACCCGCCCGTACGCGACAGCGCGGGCCCGGGGCCGGGCTCGGACCCTGGCCCGGCCCCGGGCCCGGACCCGGGTAATCCGCACCGCATCTCGTTCATCTACCACCTGCACCGCAGGCCACGCGGGTTCACCGGCGGCCAGACGCGGATCTACGACACGACCGTCCGCGAGGGGCACCCGGGCATCGCGGAGTCGTTCCGGGACGTGCAGCCGGACCACGACTCGCTCGTCTTCTTCCCGTCCGACGCCTGGTACCAGGTGCGTCCGGTCGCCTCGCCGTCGGCGAAGCTGCTCGACAGCCGGTTCGCC is a window from the Streptomyces mobaraensis genome containing:
- a CDS encoding dienelactone hydrolase family protein is translated as MHFTSERRLDDGLLEREFTLGEIPGILWTPASASASAPVPLILLGPPPLGLRKAYPRLVARARHSAVDGFATATIELPGSGDRPRWPAAEQARAAMRRAVEAGEPVGDDVIDAVILPLVDRAVPEWRTTLDALLSLPEVSGPVGYSGGVISIGTRLAVVEPRISAAVLFAGSFVPRAIFEEARHVTIPLHVLLQWDDEGNDRQAALDLFDAFGSEEKTLHANMGGHTGVPRFAGDEAARFFARHLR
- a CDS encoding 2OG-Fe(II) oxygenase, encoding MTESVDVAENLGANENLGAAESVTEAEPGSTPRRTASTAVTLATQICRFDDVLGAAAADRLLEEGCHALMDEVRGRGAGADVMVPPTWRCADQAARFPSLTAVVTRLAPMVMTMLGVPVVDPRVSFGFTMHNELPPDARRQDPPVRDSAGPGPGSDPGPAPGPDPGNPHRISFIYHLHRRPRGFTGGQTRIYDTTVREGHPGIAESFRDVQPDHDSLVFFPSDAWYQVRPVASPSAKLLDSRFAFHGRLHSGPR